The following coding sequences lie in one Ictalurus punctatus breed USDA103 chromosome 16, Coco_2.0, whole genome shotgun sequence genomic window:
- the LOC108276667 gene encoding protocadherin alpha-8 encodes MKERFWIVYLLWTLLCIQGVSSGHVAYSISEEVSPGTVVGNLAKDLSLNVADLESRRLHIVSGASKKHFDVDIRTGALFVLEAIDREQMCPNSDICTESLEAIVNNPLQMHSVEVKILDINDHSPVFPGKSQTINIAESVMIGAKFPLLGAEDPDIESNSISSYKLSQNVFFSLEVHTDADQGPSAELVLMKNLDREKQSIVRLVLTAVDGGKPPRSGTAEIIVNILDANDNAPVFSKTVYKVLVQENVTAGTSILKLNATDIDEGVNSDLTYSFKQGQKGISDKFAIDASTGYISVIGTLDYETTNAYEIRVEARDGGHTPLASHSKVLVEVVDVNDNAPDIKLSSLLDNVREDAKKGTVIALITVQDKDGGKNGKVRCFVSQNSPFVLESTQGKYYSLVLNGALDREENTLYNVSITATDEGVPPLSSTAVLTVHISDVNDNAPRFPESSMNVYVKENSPAGALIASVYAQDIDFGENAQITYSVSSIFLYSSVSINSVTGEMYSMQSFNFEEIKTFQFKVQATDSGVPPLSSNITVNVFILDENDNSPVILPPYAETGSLKTENIPYSAEAGYFVAKVRAVDADSGYNALLSYHITEPKGTNLFRIGTSTGEIRTKRRMSDNDLKAHPLIITVSDNGEPSLSATLTIDVVVVESLDDVRPSLRKVPVKEENFSNLNLYLLIAIVSVSVIFLLSLIALIAAKCYGTDGSFSSSSAPVVTTHPDGSWSYSKSTQQYDVCFSSDTLKSDVVVFPSPFPPADAELISINGGDTFNSTQTLPSTTKVMDLYFTWPFSHFIYLHSALFFTVLIRGCHCVLSYFQPISERTELEIHVVLLLFHSLNIDDSVILIVRR; translated from the coding sequence ATGAAGGAACGGTTTTGGATAGTATATCTGCTCTGGACGTTGCTTTGTATTCAGGGCGTTTCATCGGGCCATGTTGCGTATTCCATTTCCGAGGAGGTGAGTCCAGGGACAGTTGTTGGTAATTTGGCCAAGGACCTGAGTCTTAATGTTGCTGATTTGGAGTCGCGTCGCCTTCATATCGTATCCGGAGCGTCGAAGAAACATTTCGATGTAGATATAAGAACCGGGGCTCTGTTCGTGTTGGAGGCGATAGACAGAGAGCAGATGTGTCCAAACAGTGACATTTGTACAGAGTCTCTGGAAGCGATTGTTAATAATCCTTTACAGATGCACAGCGTGGAGGTAAAAATACTTGATATTAACGATCACTCGCCGGTATTTCCCGGaaaatcacagacgattaatATTGCAGAGTCTGTGATGATAGGAGCTAAATTTCCCCTGCTTGGTGCTGAAGATCCAGACATTGAAAGCAACTCCATCAGTTCATACAAACTGTCTCAGAATGTTTTTTTCAGCTTGGAAGTGCACACAGATGCCGACCAAGGTCCTTCAGCCGAACTGGTGCTGATGAAAAATCTTGACCGAGAAAAACAATCCATCGTCCGGCTTGTGCTGACTGCAGTTGACGGAGGCAAACCACCACGATCTGGTACAGCAGAAATTATTGTGAATATTTTGGATGCTAATGACAACGCGCCTGTGTTTTCTAAAACTGTGTACAAAGTTTTGGTTCAAGAAAATGTTACTGCCGGGACGTCCATTTTAAAGCTAAATGCTACCGATATCGATGAAGGAGTCAATAGTGATCTTACATATTCATTTAAACAAGGTCAAAAGGGAATATCTGATAAATTCGCTATTGATGCAAGCACAGGTTACATCTCAGTAATAGGAACATTAGATTACGAGACCACAAACGCGTACGAAATTCGTGTTGAAGCCCGAGATGGAGGTCATACACCCCTCGCATCTCATTCTAAGGTCCTAGTGGAGGTAGTGGATGTGAACGATAACGCACCGGATATTAAGCTCTCGTCTCTTTTGGACAACGTGAGAGAAGACGCCAAGAAAGGCACCGTGATTGCATTAATCACAGTTCAGGACAAGGATGGAGGTAAAAATGGAAAAGTGCGCTGTTTCGTATCTCAGAATTCTCCATTTGTATTAGAGTCCACACAGGGCAAATATTATTCACTGGTCCTCAATGGCGCTCTTGACAGAGAAGAAAACACACTGTATAATGTCTCAATAACAGCCACAGATGAAGGAGTCCCTCCTCTCTCCAGCACCGCTGTCCTGACTGTCCATATTTCAGATGTAAATGATAACGCACCTCGTTTCCCTGAATCTTCTATGAATGTTTATGTTAAAGAGAACAGTCCAGCAGGTGCTTTAATAGCAAGTGTCTATGCACAAGATATCGACTTTGGTGAAAATGCTCAAATAACTTATTCGGTTAGCagcatttttttatattcatctGTCAGCATCAACTCTGTCACTGGAGAAATGTACAGCATGCAGTCTTTCAACTTTGAGGAGATAAAAACCTTCCAGTTTAAGGTTCAAGCCACTGACTCTGGTGTCCCTCCACTAAGTAGTAACAtcactgtaaatgtttttatcCTGGATGAGAATGACAATAGTCCTGTTATTTTGCCACCTTACGCTGAAACTGGATCACTAAAAACTGAGAACATTCCCTACTCTGCAGAAGCGGGGTATTTTGTGGCTAAAGTCAGAGCTGTAGACGCTGATTCAGGTTATAATGCACTATTATCTTATCACATAACTGAACCAAAGGGAACAAATCTCTTCCGAATCGGAACCAGTACAGGAGAAATAAGGACTAAAAGACGAATGAGTGACAATGACTTAAAAGCTCACCCGCTTATCATTACTGTCTCGGATAATGGAGAACCTTCACTATCAGCAACACTGACTATTGATGTAGTAGTTGTGGAAAGTTTAGATGATGTGCGACCGTCTCTAAGAAAAGTGCCAGTAAAGGAGGAGAATTTTTCTAATCTGAATCTCTATCTGCTCATCGCTATCGTCTCCGTGTCAGTGATATTTTTACTGAGCCTCATCGCTTTAATAGCAGCTAAATGCTACGGGACAGACGGCAGTTTCAGCAGCTCCAGCGCTCCAGTGGTCACTACACACCCTGACGGGAGCTGGTCTTACTCTAAATCCACTCAGCAGTATGATGTGTGTTTTAGCTCAGACACACTGAAGAGTGACGTAGTGGTTTTCCCCTCGCCGTTTCCGCCTGCAGACGCAGAGCTGATCAGCATTAATGGAGGAGACACTTTTAACAGCACACAAACTCTTCCGAGTACTACAAAGGTAATGGATTTATATTTTACCTGGCCTTTttcccattttatttatttacattcagcTCTCTTTTTTACCGTCTTGATACGCGGTTGTCATTGTGTATTAAGCTATTTCCAGCCCATTTCAGAAAGGACTGAACTTGAAATACATGTGGTACTGCTGCTATTTCACTCTTTAAATATAGATGATAGCGTCATACTGATTGTTAGAAGGTAA
- the zgc:123181 gene encoding LOW QUALITY PROTEIN: protocadherin gamma-C3 (The sequence of the model RefSeq protein was modified relative to this genomic sequence to represent the inferred CDS: inserted 2 bases in 1 codon) translates to MDAIFVSLSTWILLSVLLLDLSSGQIVYSVSEEVNEGTVVGNVAKDLHISVQDLETRMFQMISASNKKYFEVNLKTGALFVNERIDREALCSTARKCSVHIEAMVHNPLRMFRIEVNILDINDNVPSFPSSSQILNITEVSAPGEKFALSLAEDPDTESNSVKTYKLTPNEHFSLDVQNGEEMISVELVLQKALDRETQPVIHMALXLLLMEENLRCLGH, encoded by the exons ATGGATGCTATTTTTGTGTCTCTGTCCACTTGGATTCTGCTCTCTGTTCTTTTGTTGGATTTATCCTCGGGTCAGATCGTGTATTCGGTCTCGGAGGAAGTAAACGAGGGAACCGTTGTTGGGAATGTAGCAAAGGATCTGCACATCAGCGTTCAGGATCTAGAGACTCGAATGTTTCAGATGATTTCCGCATCTAACAAAAAGTATTTTGAGGTCAATCTGAAGACCGGGGCGTTGTTTGTTAATGAAAGGATTGATCGAGAGGCGTTGTGCTCCACAGCTCGCAAATGTTCCGTCCATATAGAGGCTATGGTTCACAACCCGCTAAGGATGTTTCGTATTGAGGTAAATATATTAGACATAAACGATAATGTTCCGTCTTTTCCTAGCAGTAGCCAGATACTGAACATAACGGAGGTTTCTGCACCTGGAGAGAAATTCGCATTGTCTTTGGCTGAGGATCCAGACACGGAAAGCAATTCAGTGAAAACCTATAAATTAACCCCTAATGAACACTTTTCTTTAGATGTACAAAATGGGGAGGAGATGATCTCCGTCGAGCTAGTGTTACAGAAAGCTTTAGATCGAGAAACGCAGCCAGTGATTCATATGGCCCT ACTGCTTTTGATGGAGGAAAACCTCCGATGTCTGGGACATTAG